Proteins from a genomic interval of Nocardia sp. BMG51109:
- a CDS encoding thioredoxin domain-containing protein, giving the protein MPTQVLTQQNFEQTISRSAIVLVDFWASWCGWCTRFAPIYEESSTHHPDIVYGTVDTEAEQALTAAAQITSLPTLLGFREGLLVYSNPGFQPAGELEEIVQQIQWMDMDEVRRQLAATQPENAAVGGVKGAAEPVPSAGLADAPTSYGWPGLKVR; this is encoded by the coding sequence ATGCCAACGCAGGTGTTGACGCAACAGAACTTCGAACAGACCATATCCCGCAGTGCCATTGTGCTGGTGGACTTCTGGGCCTCGTGGTGCGGCTGGTGCACCCGGTTCGCGCCGATCTACGAGGAGTCGTCGACGCACCACCCGGACATCGTGTACGGCACCGTCGATACCGAGGCCGAGCAGGCGCTCACCGCCGCCGCGCAGATCACCAGCCTGCCCACGCTGCTCGGTTTCCGGGAGGGGCTGCTGGTCTACTCGAATCCCGGCTTCCAGCCCGCCGGGGAGCTGGAGGAAATCGTCCAGCAGATCCAGTGGATGGATATGGACGAGGTGCGCCGCCAGCTGGCCGCCACCCAGCCCGAGAACGCGGCCGTCGGCGGCGTCAAGGGTGCGGCCGAGCCCGTGCCCAGCGCCGGCCTCGCCGACGCCCCGACCAGCTACGGCTGGCCGGGCCTGAAGGTGCGCTGA
- a CDS encoding glycoside hydrolase family 172 protein, whose protein sequence is MVHEIWRLDQGRTRSISPENPTGEPGSGGRATTGTGAHAAGDLGIGWKVSPSIHLPAGDTATLADVPGPGIVRHFWLTTDRTVLPQLTLRMYWDAEPEPAIDVPLGAFFCNGWDELALVNSEMVVVAPAGGLNSFWPMPFRSRARITLHNGSDREVPVYYQMTYLEQEVPRSAGYLHARWRQRSPLGSPAVHTLLDDVPGPGRYVGTYLAIVPNAPGWWGEGALKFYLDGDTEFPTICGTGTEDYFGGAWNFDLADNYHTYSTPYLGFVQALPAEHIYRPEQRFGMYRWHVRDPICFDRSLRVTVQALGWRDNGRYLPLEDAEIATTALWYQHRSVTGRRHTATSG, encoded by the coding sequence ATGGTGCACGAGATATGGCGGCTCGATCAGGGACGTACCCGCTCGATCAGTCCGGAGAACCCGACGGGGGAACCGGGATCGGGCGGCCGCGCGACGACCGGTACCGGCGCGCACGCCGCCGGCGACCTGGGCATCGGCTGGAAGGTGTCACCGTCGATCCACCTACCGGCCGGCGACACGGCCACGCTGGCCGACGTGCCCGGGCCCGGCATCGTCCGCCACTTCTGGCTGACCACCGACCGCACCGTGCTGCCGCAGCTGACGCTGCGCATGTATTGGGACGCCGAGCCCGAGCCGGCGATCGACGTGCCGCTGGGCGCGTTCTTCTGCAACGGGTGGGACGAGCTGGCGCTGGTGAATTCCGAGATGGTGGTGGTGGCGCCCGCCGGCGGGCTGAACAGCTTCTGGCCCATGCCTTTTCGCTCCCGGGCCCGGATCACGCTGCACAACGGCAGCGACCGCGAGGTGCCGGTGTACTACCAGATGACCTACCTGGAGCAGGAGGTGCCGCGCTCGGCGGGCTATCTGCACGCCCGCTGGCGGCAGCGGAGTCCGCTGGGCAGCCCCGCGGTGCACACGCTCCTCGACGACGTTCCGGGGCCGGGCCGCTACGTCGGCACCTATCTGGCGATCGTGCCGAATGCTCCCGGCTGGTGGGGCGAGGGTGCGCTGAAGTTCTACCTGGACGGCGACACCGAATTCCCCACCATCTGCGGCACCGGCACCGAGGACTATTTCGGCGGCGCCTGGAATTTCGATCTCGCCGACAATTACCACACCTATTCCACCCCGTATCTCGGTTTCGTGCAGGCACTGCCCGCCGAGCACATCTACCGGCCCGAGCAGCGATTCGGGATGTACCGCTGGCACGTGCGCGATCCGATCTGTTTCGACCGCAGCCTGCGCGTCACCGTTCAGGCGCTGGGCTGGCGCGACAACGGCCGCTATCTCCCGCTCGAGGACGCCGAAATAGCCACCACCGCGCTCTGGTACCAGCATCGCTCGGTCACCGGCCGCCGCCATACGGCAACATCGGGGTGA
- a CDS encoding HIT family protein yields the protein MNATIQKFGYPETLLREYENWVVLLRPEQVTLGSMVLANKSEAGAMSQISASAFAELAQATRDLEGALRSAFQHDKINYILLMMVDNHVHFHVIPRYASYRDFAGSSFEDAAWPKPPDLSVSVSVSEDQRQALQELLKSKWGA from the coding sequence TTGAACGCGACAATCCAGAAGTTTGGTTATCCCGAAACGCTCTTGCGAGAGTACGAGAATTGGGTTGTGCTGCTGCGTCCTGAACAGGTCACCCTCGGAAGTATGGTTCTAGCAAACAAATCCGAAGCCGGTGCGATGTCTCAAATAAGCGCATCGGCATTTGCCGAACTTGCTCAGGCAACTCGTGATCTCGAGGGCGCACTGAGATCTGCCTTCCAGCATGATAAGATCAACTACATTCTTTTGATGATGGTCGACAATCATGTGCACTTTCATGTCATACCCCGATATGCGAGTTATCGGGATTTCGCGGGATCGTCATTCGAAGATGCGGCATGGCCAAAGCCGCCCGATTTGTCCGTGTCCGTCTCTGTGTCCGAAGATCAGCGGCAGGCATTGCAGGAGCTTCTGAAATCGAAATGGGGAGCCTAG
- a CDS encoding zinc-dependent alcohol dehydrogenase family protein: protein MRALVIDEPGRFSVATVPDPAPGPDEVIVRVDAVGICGTDLHIVAGEFPPTPYPIVPGHEFAGEVVESGRASDGVRVGGSVRVGDGVRVGDTVAVDPSLFCGHCHYCAIGRGNLCENWGAIGDTVDGAMAEYVKVPVANCHRLPGHVTAVHGALVEPLSCAVHGFDVLPRRLGSNYLIYGAGTMGLLMVQLATAAGAASVSVVDLDTTRLEAARTLGADAAVADADDLDRPEGWEIVIDCTGAVAAIEDGLARVRRGGTFQQFGVAPAEARASISPFRVYNDEITIVGSMAVLHSFGRAVDLLGEGVIDADTMITHDFPLTEFDEALRTFRSGAGRKIQIRPQSKERR from the coding sequence ATGCGTGCGCTGGTGATCGATGAACCCGGGCGATTTTCGGTGGCGACCGTGCCCGATCCGGCGCCGGGCCCGGACGAGGTGATCGTGCGGGTGGACGCGGTCGGCATCTGCGGCACCGACCTGCACATCGTCGCCGGGGAATTCCCGCCCACGCCCTATCCGATCGTTCCCGGGCACGAATTCGCCGGGGAGGTGGTCGAATCGGGCCGGGCGTCCGACGGTGTGCGAGTGGGCGGCAGCGTGCGAGTGGGCGACGGTGTGCGAGTGGGTGACACCGTGGCCGTCGATCCGTCGCTGTTCTGCGGGCACTGTCACTACTGCGCGATCGGCCGCGGCAACCTGTGCGAGAACTGGGGCGCGATCGGCGATACGGTCGACGGCGCGATGGCCGAATACGTGAAGGTGCCGGTCGCCAACTGCCACCGGCTGCCCGGGCATGTGACGGCCGTGCACGGGGCGCTGGTGGAGCCGCTGTCATGCGCGGTGCACGGCTTCGACGTGCTGCCCCGGCGGCTGGGCTCGAACTACCTGATCTACGGCGCCGGCACGATGGGATTGCTGATGGTGCAGCTGGCCACCGCGGCGGGGGCGGCGTCGGTATCGGTGGTCGACCTCGACACCACCCGGCTGGAGGCGGCACGCACGCTGGGCGCCGACGCGGCCGTCGCCGATGCCGACGACCTCGACCGCCCGGAGGGCTGGGAGATCGTGATCGACTGCACCGGCGCGGTGGCGGCCATCGAGGACGGGCTCGCGCGGGTCCGGCGGGGCGGCACCTTCCAGCAGTTCGGGGTCGCGCCCGCCGAGGCACGCGCGTCGATCTCGCCGTTCCGCGTCTACAACGACGAGATCACCATCGTGGGATCGATGGCGGTGCTGCACAGCTTCGGGCGGGCCGTCGACCTGCTGGGCGAGGGTGTGATCGACGCCGACACCATGATCACGCACGATTTTCCGCTGACGGAGTTCGACGAGGCGCTGCGGACCTTCCGATCCGGGGCGGGGCGCAAGATCCAGATCCGGCCGCAGTCGAAGGAGCGTCGCTGA
- a CDS encoding NAD-dependent epimerase/dehydratase family protein produces MKVLIIGGSGFLGLNLATSLVRRGYLFEGGRRRAIDEVLIFDLVRPSDPVPDGVRVVLGDVRDAVAISSLLTDDVTSVFYLASMMSAESEHRWDAAYDCNVSALRGVLNIFRERPAGRRFVFSSSVAALRRSVGAEAVRDPLTTYGTTKAMCELLIEDASRMNIIDARVARLPTVVVRPGSANRAASGFASNIFRDCRGGRVPVVPVGVAHELLVIGVIAAVESMVMLHDVDRDSIGPRCTVNLRGITVSVNELLAEATRRYGSVAREALISVDPSVERIIGSWPVAWSDDGARSMGLPFDLSLRHIVDSYDGVAP; encoded by the coding sequence ATGAAGGTTCTGATCATCGGAGGTTCAGGATTCCTCGGCCTTAATCTGGCCACCAGTCTGGTTCGACGCGGATATCTCTTCGAAGGCGGCAGGAGGCGCGCGATCGACGAGGTGTTGATATTCGATCTGGTTCGACCGAGCGATCCGGTACCGGATGGGGTTCGAGTTGTGCTCGGCGACGTTCGTGACGCGGTTGCGATCTCGTCATTGCTGACCGATGACGTCACTTCGGTATTCTATCTTGCATCGATGATGAGCGCGGAGTCGGAGCACAGGTGGGATGCGGCTTACGATTGCAATGTATCGGCTCTACGAGGAGTCTTGAATATATTTCGAGAGCGGCCAGCCGGTAGGCGATTCGTATTTTCGAGTAGTGTCGCGGCCCTGCGGCGCTCCGTCGGTGCCGAGGCCGTTCGTGATCCACTGACGACCTACGGCACCACGAAGGCGATGTGCGAACTGCTGATAGAGGACGCGTCGCGTATGAATATCATCGACGCTCGTGTGGCACGACTGCCGACCGTGGTGGTCCGACCCGGAAGCGCTAACCGTGCGGCTTCCGGATTTGCCAGCAACATATTTCGTGACTGTCGTGGCGGACGTGTGCCGGTCGTACCGGTGGGAGTGGCGCACGAGTTGCTGGTAATTGGAGTCATTGCTGCCGTTGAATCGATGGTCATGCTGCACGACGTGGACCGTGACAGCATCGGACCCAGATGTACGGTGAACCTGCGCGGTATCACAGTGAGCGTCAATGAACTGCTTGCCGAAGCTACACGCCGGTATGGTTCGGTGGCACGGGAAGCATTGATATCGGTCGACCCGTCGGTCGAAAGAATTATCGGTAGCTGGCCTGTCGCGTGGTCGGACGACGGTGCGCGATCGATGGGGCTGCCGTTCGATTTGTCGCTGAGACACATCGTGGATTCGTACGACGGCGTTGCGCCGTGA
- a CDS encoding aspartate aminotransferase family protein, whose protein sequence is MLDDVLDSVIADYVESRPRSAHLQSEAEQVIPGGTTRSVIAVEPFPFRVAKASGSRLEDVDGNYLIDFCGDYTAGLLGHDPRAVKEAVRSSLDGGWTIGAAHAVEIEAAQLVCRWFPTMASVRFTTSGTEANLHAIGVSLHHTRRDAVVVFRRGFHGSLLNFSNGMGDGRQHVGVNARYRFRVGEYNDIDSVREILSDGCVGCVLVEPMQGAGGCRPAETEFLRQLRAECDRYDTVLIFDEVMTSRLYPGGLQQRYGVTPDLTTLGKYIAGGLPFGAFGGRGDLMAHYGNGSDSLQHSGTFNNNVLTMSAVVAVLRDCLDPDDLTANNSRGDLMREEISGILRRSELPIDVTGTGSMFCFHSRDDRWIRWLFFELLRAGYYISPQGMVTLSLAVTDEQCRDLVASVESWVERARSVRSDDQGVQK, encoded by the coding sequence ATGCTGGACGACGTACTGGACTCGGTAATCGCCGACTATGTCGAATCCAGGCCGCGAAGTGCGCATCTCCAGAGCGAAGCCGAACAGGTTATACCAGGTGGAACGACTCGCTCGGTAATCGCCGTGGAGCCGTTTCCGTTCCGCGTGGCAAAGGCCAGCGGCAGCAGACTAGAGGATGTCGACGGCAACTATCTGATCGATTTCTGTGGCGATTACACCGCGGGACTGCTGGGTCACGATCCGCGGGCCGTCAAAGAAGCTGTCAGAAGTTCCCTCGACGGCGGTTGGACCATCGGGGCTGCCCACGCCGTGGAGATCGAGGCGGCGCAGTTGGTTTGTCGTTGGTTCCCGACAATGGCATCCGTTCGGTTCACGACGTCGGGAACCGAGGCGAATCTTCACGCCATAGGCGTGTCGCTTCACCATACGCGGCGCGATGCTGTGGTGGTTTTTCGAAGGGGCTTTCATGGTTCGCTGCTCAATTTCTCCAACGGCATGGGCGACGGGCGACAACACGTGGGCGTCAACGCACGATACAGATTCAGGGTCGGCGAATACAACGATATCGACAGCGTCCGGGAGATTCTGAGTGACGGGTGCGTCGGATGCGTGCTCGTCGAGCCGATGCAAGGAGCTGGAGGATGTCGGCCGGCCGAAACAGAGTTCTTGCGGCAGTTGCGTGCGGAGTGCGACCGATACGACACGGTGCTGATATTCGACGAGGTTATGACATCGCGTCTGTATCCGGGCGGGTTGCAGCAACGGTACGGAGTGACACCGGATCTGACAACTCTGGGCAAGTATATTGCCGGCGGGTTACCGTTCGGTGCATTCGGGGGGCGCGGGGATTTGATGGCGCACTACGGCAATGGATCGGACTCTCTGCAGCATTCGGGTACGTTCAATAACAACGTGTTGACAATGTCGGCCGTCGTTGCCGTACTCAGGGATTGTCTCGACCCTGACGACCTGACGGCAAACAACAGTCGTGGCGATCTCATGCGGGAAGAAATATCCGGAATATTGCGGCGTTCGGAGCTGCCGATCGATGTGACCGGAACAGGTTCGATGTTCTGTTTTCACTCGCGTGATGACCGATGGATACGTTGGTTGTTCTTCGAGCTGCTGCGTGCGGGGTATTATATTTCTCCGCAAGGTATGGTGACTCTTTCTCTGGCCGTCACCGACGAGCAGTGCCGAGACCTGGTAGCCAGCGTAGAGTCGTGGGTCGAGAGAGCGAGATCTGTACGATCCGATGATCAGGGAGTGCAGAAATGA
- a CDS encoding family 43 glycosylhydrolase, whose product MQVSAGRFRRIYDPSAGEACPWYINDHTVIRDESGRWHLFGITHPEPADPWQEREFAHATADRPAGPWTKRPPALTADPGYGETHLWAPYVVRADDHYAMFYDGGGPDRTATAMNLAVSTDLTHWRRHPDGPLFRDGYDARDPMVLRESGRWIMYYCATSEPNGGNHVVAYRTSDDLVHWSERAIAYTDPSTGTGAGPTESPFVVRHNGSWYLFIGPRPRYVGTDVFRSDDPLHFRPQDKVGHIRAHAAEIVADGGALWITHAGWGQGGVHIARLRFPE is encoded by the coding sequence ATGCAGGTGAGCGCGGGCCGGTTTCGTCGCATCTACGACCCGAGCGCGGGGGAGGCGTGCCCGTGGTACATCAACGACCACACCGTGATTCGTGACGAATCCGGCCGCTGGCATCTGTTCGGGATCACCCATCCCGAACCGGCGGATCCGTGGCAGGAGCGGGAGTTCGCGCATGCCACCGCCGACCGGCCGGCCGGGCCGTGGACCAAGCGCCCGCCCGCGCTGACCGCCGATCCCGGCTACGGCGAGACGCACCTGTGGGCGCCGTACGTCGTCCGCGCCGACGACCACTACGCCATGTTCTACGACGGCGGCGGCCCGGACCGCACCGCCACCGCCATGAACCTCGCCGTCTCCACCGATCTGACGCACTGGCGCCGCCACCCGGACGGACCGCTGTTCCGCGACGGCTACGACGCCCGCGATCCGATGGTGCTGCGCGAGTCCGGCCGCTGGATCATGTACTACTGCGCGACCAGCGAGCCGAACGGCGGGAATCACGTGGTCGCCTATCGGACCAGCGACGACCTGGTGCACTGGAGCGAGCGGGCGATCGCCTACACCGATCCCAGCACCGGCACCGGCGCCGGTCCCACGGAATCGCCGTTCGTGGTGCGGCACAACGGATCCTGGTACCTGTTCATCGGTCCGCGGCCGCGCTACGTCGGCACCGACGTGTTCCGCAGCGACGATCCGCTGCACTTCCGGCCGCAGGACAAGGTCGGTCACATCCGGGCGCATGCGGCCGAGATCGTGGCCGACGGCGGCGCCCTGTGGATCACGCACGCCGGCTGGGGGCAGGGCGGGGTGCACATCGCGCGGCTGCGTTTTCCGGAGTAA
- a CDS encoding glycerate kinase gives MRIAVAPGSYKSTITSLDATDILSEVLQDNLPDDQIEPIVMTDGGEGTIDAFAHNFGGSIKTYRTIGPLREPVHAEVCWVNAQSVIVESAKIVGYSLIPSSRRNPWQTSSAGVGYLIRTLIADGAQEIIVTMGDSAIMDMGIGMLDALGANFYSDGKRIIEPGLRDLAHLTDFTFDRVRNVKITCLVDTKDYLCGPRGQASTYGAQKGLVEYEVAAAEAGLARFSRLIEERLGIQVARLPMGTGSGGLAAALHAFHDADLSHTPEYFDSQLGLSERLAACDYVITGEGYLDDQTRWGKVPYYVTSQCAGRCIAVVGGHSATGLDDLRRGAVGGCSVYELNSGLAMSNPRSALAQAARSVALHIGSSSER, from the coding sequence GTGAGAATAGCGGTCGCACCCGGCAGCTACAAGTCCACCATTACTTCACTGGATGCTACCGATATTCTGTCGGAGGTTCTCCAAGATAATCTTCCTGACGATCAAATCGAACCGATAGTGATGACCGACGGCGGTGAAGGGACGATCGATGCCTTTGCGCACAACTTCGGCGGCTCGATCAAGACCTACCGAACGATCGGCCCGTTGAGGGAGCCTGTTCATGCCGAGGTCTGTTGGGTCAACGCGCAAAGCGTGATTGTCGAGTCGGCGAAAATCGTAGGATATTCGTTGATACCCTCGTCACGAAGAAATCCGTGGCAGACCTCCAGTGCAGGCGTGGGGTACCTGATTCGAACCCTCATCGCCGATGGTGCCCAGGAAATTATCGTAACGATGGGTGACTCGGCGATCATGGATATGGGAATCGGCATGTTGGATGCTCTCGGCGCAAACTTCTACTCCGATGGCAAGAGAATTATCGAACCGGGCCTGCGTGACCTTGCACATCTTACCGACTTCACATTCGACCGAGTGCGTAACGTCAAGATAACCTGTCTGGTCGACACCAAGGACTACTTGTGCGGGCCTCGTGGACAAGCGAGTACGTATGGCGCTCAAAAGGGGCTCGTGGAATACGAAGTGGCAGCGGCGGAGGCTGGTCTGGCGCGTTTTTCCCGGTTGATCGAAGAGCGCCTGGGGATTCAAGTCGCCAGGCTTCCGATGGGCACCGGCAGCGGAGGTCTGGCCGCCGCGTTGCATGCGTTCCATGATGCGGATCTCAGTCACACTCCCGAATACTTCGATTCCCAGCTCGGACTCAGCGAGCGCCTTGCCGCATGCGATTACGTAATTACCGGAGAAGGGTATCTCGACGACCAGACACGGTGGGGGAAAGTACCTTACTATGTTACATCGCAATGCGCGGGTAGGTGTATCGCTGTTGTCGGTGGACACAGCGCAACAGGACTGGACGACCTTCGCCGAGGCGCCGTGGGTGGATGTTCAGTTTACGAACTGAACAGTGGTCTCGCGATGTCGAATCCTCGGAGCGCGCTTGCGCAAGCGGCCAGATCCGTAGCATTACACATCGGTAGTTCGTCGGAACGGTAA
- a CDS encoding NUDIX hydrolase gives MTHYEVDSRPSSRQPIPDDAKKVFTGKLFDVYQWKQVLFDGSVATFEKLRRPDTAYVLPVAEGGRLMIVRQQQPGAQTVYGLIGGRVEAGESPAAAAQRELQEEAGLIPGELHLWDSYQFLPKIDWAIYTYIARGCSATQQALDAGEKIELVELTFDELLKLAASEEFGDLEVALRLLRLSADPEQLAQARELFASKRA, from the coding sequence ATGACTCACTACGAAGTGGACTCGCGCCCCTCATCGCGTCAGCCTATTCCGGACGATGCCAAAAAAGTGTTTACGGGAAAGCTGTTCGACGTATATCAGTGGAAACAAGTTCTTTTCGACGGATCTGTGGCAACGTTCGAGAAGCTTCGCCGCCCCGATACGGCCTATGTCCTTCCGGTGGCGGAAGGTGGTCGCCTCATGATAGTCCGCCAGCAGCAACCCGGTGCGCAGACCGTATACGGCCTGATCGGAGGGCGGGTAGAGGCGGGTGAAAGTCCAGCCGCGGCGGCGCAGCGCGAACTACAGGAAGAGGCCGGACTCATCCCCGGGGAGCTCCATCTATGGGATTCCTACCAGTTTCTCCCAAAGATCGACTGGGCAATCTACACCTATATCGCGCGAGGATGTTCTGCTACGCAGCAGGCTCTGGACGCGGGTGAAAAGATCGAACTGGTCGAGTTGACCTTCGATGAACTCCTGAAATTGGCAGCCAGCGAAGAGTTCGGCGATCTCGAGGTCGCCCTTCGTCTGCTCAGGCTATCGGCCGATCCCGAACAACTTGCTCAAGCTCGAGAGCTCTTCGCCAGCAAGCGGGCATAG
- a CDS encoding maleylpyruvate isomerase family mycothiol-dependent enzyme, translating to MTSIDIETQRTALVAETSLLADLYRTEDPTTPIPTCPDWTLANLVAHVGGGHRWAAAMITDRATEFLEFAKVPNVRRPRDAEEADRWLRGSADIVVESVDATGPDVPVWTPFGDLRPAEWWVRRRLHESTAHRADALLALGRPVALAPELAADGLSELLGLIRMGSPRFQTPLDEGTTVSLHATDTGDDWSIRRSDDGIDWEPTASTGSVTVEAPAVELFLLLLRRIPADHPGLTVSGADKVLATWLERTAF from the coding sequence GTGACCTCTATCGATATCGAGACACAGCGCACGGCGCTGGTCGCGGAGACTTCCCTGCTGGCCGACCTCTACCGAACCGAAGACCCGACGACCCCGATTCCGACCTGCCCCGACTGGACGCTGGCGAACCTCGTCGCCCATGTCGGGGGCGGGCACCGCTGGGCCGCGGCCATGATCACCGATCGGGCCACCGAGTTCCTCGAGTTCGCGAAGGTGCCGAACGTGCGCCGTCCGCGCGATGCCGAGGAGGCCGACCGGTGGCTGCGCGGCAGCGCCGACATTGTGGTGGAATCGGTCGACGCCACCGGCCCCGACGTTCCGGTCTGGACCCCGTTCGGGGACTTGCGGCCGGCCGAATGGTGGGTCCGGCGGCGGCTGCACGAGTCCACCGCGCACCGCGCCGACGCCCTGCTCGCCCTCGGCCGACCGGTGGCCCTGGCTCCCGAACTGGCCGCCGACGGCCTGTCGGAACTGCTCGGCCTCATCCGGATGGGGTCGCCCAGGTTCCAGACCCCGCTGGACGAGGGCACGACCGTGTCCCTGCACGCCACCGACACCGGCGACGACTGGTCGATCCGCCGGTCGGACGACGGAATCGACTGGGAGCCAACGGCTTCCACCGGATCGGTCACCGTCGAGGCACCGGCGGTCGAGCTGTTCCTCCTGCTGTTGCGGCGCATCCCGGCCGACCACCCCGGCCTCACCGTCTCCGGTGCCGACAAGGTCCTCGCCACCTGGCTGGAACGGACGGCGTTCTGA
- the xylB gene encoding xylulokinase: MMLVAGVDSSTQSCKVVVCTADTGKILRHSRIPHPDGTEVAAGEWWRALRSAADGLLDGVSAIAVAGQQHGLVGLDEAGVPVRPALLWNDTRSAGAAADLVDELGGPRKWADAVGLVPLAAHTVAKLRWLADHEPEHADRVARVLLPHDYLTWRLRGGTSDVEPVTDRGDASGTGYWSPSTGEYRTDLVALAFRDRSPELPRVLGPAEAAGVTADGMLVAAGTGDNAAAALGSGIGDGDVVVSLGTSGTVFTRASHPASDATGAINGYADATGAFLPLVCTLNAAQVLDRTAALLGSTIGDLETLARQSDPGAAGLTLLPYLAGERTPNLPGATGSLHGLTLDNMAPRHVARAGIEGMLCNLADALDRLRADDIRPRRILLIGGAAANRLVAEVAAQIFEVTVAVPEPQEYVALGAARQAAWALSGAAEPPAWTTPPAPEFPAPPDNPGPEIRARYARYRRHTHEI, from the coding sequence CTGATGTTGGTAGCCGGGGTCGACAGTTCGACCCAGTCCTGCAAGGTCGTGGTGTGCACGGCCGATACCGGAAAGATTCTGCGGCACAGCCGGATTCCGCATCCCGACGGCACCGAGGTGGCGGCCGGCGAGTGGTGGCGCGCGCTGCGGTCGGCCGCCGACGGGCTGCTCGACGGGGTGTCGGCGATCGCGGTGGCGGGGCAGCAGCACGGGCTGGTGGGATTGGACGAGGCCGGCGTTCCGGTGCGTCCGGCCCTGCTGTGGAACGACACCCGTTCGGCGGGGGCCGCCGCCGATCTGGTGGACGAGCTGGGCGGGCCGCGGAAGTGGGCCGACGCGGTGGGGCTCGTGCCGCTGGCCGCGCATACGGTCGCCAAGCTGCGCTGGCTGGCCGATCACGAGCCGGAGCACGCGGATCGGGTTGCGCGCGTGCTGCTTCCGCACGACTATCTGACCTGGCGGCTGCGCGGCGGCACATCCGACGTCGAACCGGTCACCGATCGCGGCGACGCCTCCGGCACCGGCTACTGGTCACCGAGTACCGGGGAGTACCGCACAGACCTTGTCGCCCTGGCCTTCCGGGACCGCTCGCCGGAGTTGCCCCGCGTGCTCGGGCCGGCCGAGGCGGCCGGGGTGACCGCCGACGGGATGCTGGTGGCAGCCGGGACCGGTGACAATGCCGCCGCCGCACTGGGTTCGGGCATCGGCGACGGCGATGTCGTGGTGTCGCTGGGCACGAGCGGCACGGTGTTCACCCGTGCCTCGCACCCGGCATCCGACGCCACCGGGGCGATCAACGGATACGCCGACGCCACCGGGGCCTTCCTTCCCCTGGTGTGCACCCTGAACGCCGCCCAGGTGCTCGATCGCACGGCCGCCCTGCTGGGCAGCACGATCGGTGATCTGGAAACCCTTGCACGGCAATCCGATCCGGGGGCGGCCGGCCTGACGCTGCTGCCGTATCTGGCCGGCGAGCGCACCCCGAACCTCCCCGGCGCCACCGGCTCCCTGCACGGCCTCACCCTGGACAACATGGCCCCGCGGCACGTGGCGCGCGCCGGTATCGAGGGCATGCTGTGCAACCTCGCCGACGCACTCGACCGCCTGCGCGCCGACGACATCCGGCCGCGGCGCATCCTGCTCATCGGCGGTGCGGCGGCGAACCGCCTGGTCGCCGAGGTCGCCGCGCAGATTTTCGAGGTCACCGTCGCCGTCCCCGAACCACAGGAGTACGTCGCCCTGGGTGCCGCGCGACAGGCCGCCTGGGCCCTGTCGGGTGCGGCCGAGCCTCCGGCATGGACCACCCCGCCGGCACCGGAATTCCCTGCGCCACCGGACAATCCGGGCCCCGAGATCCGGGCCCGCTACGCACGGTACCGGCGACATACCCACGAAATCTGA